TGGGATTACATGACACTTCAGTCATAAAATGGTTTCCCTAAAATGACGAGTACAAGGCAACACACAGGTAAGAAACAATCAGTGAGAATGAAAACAATGTGAAGCATTCACTGGAGCAATAGCTCAAAGTATTGGCACCAACCTTACAACTTGAATTACAGGCATATCAAAACTGAAATCATACTCCGAAATGCAAGTTTTATCATTACAGTATAAATTTAGTAATATACATGTGCCCAGGCATACGTGTATATTAAGGTGAAATAGATTCAAATAATCTGGAAAAAGCTTCCCAACCCAGACCCAAATCCAATTGAAGTTACTCATTGTTACGACCATTATCTTACCCacttttacttggaaataagccccactgaacatagtGCGACTTCTTACTGAATACAAACATCCCTAGAATTCTACTGCACCTCCCACTGAGAAAACCCAAAACAAGTTAACAACAAGGGCTGGTAGCCATTAACACCATCTGCTCAACATAGTAAGAGTACCTGATGTAATAAAGAGGACTTGGGTGAACATCACCACCCCAATGTCTATCCCAACCCTGCTTTGCCACCCCCTGTGTTCCAGGAGCATAGAGCCAGGAACCACATAGGGCCATCCTTTCATAAAAATTGGCAGCACCTAGTATTCCAGATCTGTTCTTGTGAGGGCACTGCCATCTGCCTGTAAATCTGATTTTTTcttattgtgagccactttgagaaccATTATCGCTGAAAAGcagtatacaggcaactccccatttgtgtgCGTTTGGGATGTGCACAGCCACTGATGCACATGCCATTTTCAACACCAGAAGGCTGGCAGGGCAGCCTTTCCTGTGTCCCGCCGATGTGCGCAGTACCTCGGAACACAAAATCCCGcacaaatggggagctgcctgtacaaatatggtaaaataaatatattgaagCCCTACGTTTTACAATGGGACATAATTTGAGCTGGATTGGTTTTATACATTGGCTTACAATACACGATGCCAACAGTCCCAGACCATCCTTTGTTGAGGTATGCAGCAAAAAATATGTTCACATCTGACTAAGCATCTCAATACAAAAGTCTATCAATGTGGTTTTGCAGGGCCTGGTAATACATACTGAAATGTCTTGGAAATCCAAAGGGGAAGTTCTTATTGTCCTAGCAAGCCTTCAtaatttaaacaaacacacacaaaacagcatcCAActggtatgggacagctgcatattcctgcattgctgaggcctggactagatgattctcagggccctttccaattctgtgattctatgactataAACATGTTGAACTAGTGCAAAATGTTCTTTGTGATGCCACTTGGTGCAGCAGCAAACTAATCTTTAGCACCTGCCTTAGTCTGGTTCTGTATAAGGCAGGTGCTAAAGATTAGTTTGCTGGCTAGCCAAATCATTTTGTCTGTCCAAGGTCTGGGGAAGAGCTCTATCTCAGTCCTGCACTGTAAGATCCTTCAAAAAGAAATACCAAGAATTCACCTGGGAGCTCTCACATTCTGCTTGTTAGCTACAACCCCTTTGAACATATTTTAAGGAAGTGAGCTGGGACAATTTTGTTCGCTGTACGTAAGAACAGTGCACAGTCCTAGTCAGGTAATCGTATTAAAATGCATCATCAAAATATTGCCAGAAAATCACCCATCTTGTTAAAATGAACAGTTGTCTAATAATACAGTTGAAGAAAAAGAGATTCCACAGAAATATTGACACAAATTTTACTTATATAAACTTTATCACCAATCTTGTAAAAATTAGTTCTAAGATcactcaaaaaaaaaatatatcttatAATCAGTAGGCTTATTTAGATTGGTTAGAGCTAATGTAATACTCTGACCACTTTTGTGCAAACTATTAGAATTAGGAGTTAGGATACAACTGCTATTTCTTTTGGAACATGATTACCATTTGCATGAGCAATCTTGCTGACGTCTGGTGAAACTCTGCGGAAGAATTTGTGACCATGAGAATCAGTGTTGACAAAGACATATCCTGGAGGGGATGGATAGGTTGCTGGGCAGACCTCTTGTTTCTTTGGCGTATATTCTGTACGGTACAAGGTTTCATCTGTAAAAGGTGCTGAACTTTGTAAAGGGGCCATCTTTGAAGGTTTGCAACTCTGAGTCAGGACTATGTTGTGTGGTCTATAGTGAGCTCTGAAGGTTGTCATGCCATCAAATTTCCCAGAGGCCTTTGGAATATCCTGGGGCTTCTTGACAATTTCTGGCCGATGGATATCCCAAGCTTGAAAGGAATCTCTCATTGTTGTGTTCCCTTGAAAGGGGGCATTATTTCTCCTGCTCCTTTCTACTGGTCTCATGAGGACAACTGGATTGATGGTGTGTGGAATATAAGCAAGGTGGCTCGTGGAGTTGAAATCCATGTTGCCTGTGGGTGGAACATACTCTTTTGCTTTGGGAACTTCAGGTAAAGAAATGGCCCACGGTTGAAAACGATCGCGGAATTCTGTGGTTCCATCAAAATGAGCACTCACCTCCACTTTAGAGGGTTCAGGCTTGAAGCTTTTGGGAAGTTCGCCAGCAAGCCCTCTAAAATCACAGCGGTGTGTTGTGGTGTCTACAAAGGGTTGGCTATTTGGCTTGTATTCTTCCTTGGACACCTTCAATTGTGGCTCCAGCTGATGAGGAACATAATCGCTGCGGTGACTTGTAACACTGGTAAAAGGCTCATCTGAAAGCTTGGTCACAACAGTGGGCTTAAAGCTTTTTCGGAGGGAGATTTCCCTCGGGAAAAAGGAATCTTGAAATGTGGTGCTGTTCCCAAACTTTTCAGTGGGAAGTTGGTAGGTGTTCTCCACTTTGTTGATCTCCCTTCTTTGAACTTCCCAGGCCCTATAGTCATCTTTAAGACAAAAACAGCATTAAAGCTAACAATTTTTGCTACGGTTGTTAATTTTTGATAGCCTTGGCCTCAGCATAGATAGGTTGCAGTCTGTTTGAGTGGTGTGTCCCCCTGCCAACATACTTAGGGCACCTGTAGGCATGTAATTGACTGCCTTCAATCACTCTGGGCCAGAAACTGCTGAGTAAAGGAATACCCCTACTACCTATACCAGCTTTAAATAATGGTATGGCTTCCCTCAATAAATTCTGAGGATTATAATTTGGTGAAGGTGCTGAGAATTCTGTATTAGAAATCTCTACTGCAGTTGTGAGGGACTGAATCTGGTTAGGGAGCCTGCGCCTTAATTCTCCATCCTTTGTGGGCCAATTTTGACAGGTGAACAGGGTCCTTTGAAGTCAGTTTGTAGGTGTGGTTTGGACTGGACAAAGTGGGGCTCACTGGCTGCTAGCAGCAATCAGTTTGGCTGCAGTTCTCAATGGGGAACTCCTTAGTGCAGCTGATCCCAGTGGGGCTGGATTAGAGTCTGGTCTCTAGTGTCACCAAGATACACAGATATGCACGACAGCATCTCCCAGAGTTTACTAAGAAAAGGGAATGGTTTAAGGCTAGCCAATCCTAAGCACTAGGTAGTTAGCACCACTGAACCCAATGAGTAAACTAGTTTAGGACTCTTCTTATGCCTTAACCAAAGCAGGATTTTAGGCTTTTGCCTCCAAAGCCCATGGATGATGCCGACAGTGTGCATTTTATTAGAGAGACTTAACAAGAGAATCCACTGCCAACAGACTCCCTCGTTTCGCCTGAACAGCATCACAGAAGCCAAGTCCACCATCACCTCTCCAGCATGGCCATATGGCATGCCACCACTCTGCCCGTCACTTCTCTTTGTGAAAAGTGTTGTGTGTTATTACCTCGGTAAGTAGGTATGGTATTCACTGTGCATTCTCTGTTGTATTTCCTCTGTACAGGCTTTACTATTATCACGGGGTTTATTTTGTGAGCATTATAATCTCTTCTGTAAGTGGTTCCAATGTCCATCTCTCCAGTTACTGGTTTGCACTCCGCTGGAACCCGAACAGGCCGATTTGTAACATCGTATGGAAGGTAGTCAGAcctggaaggggggtggggggagcataaAGCACTGGATTTAAATAGCCTTGAACAGCTATGAATATAACTAAAAATACTGAgcttacagtatttaaaaaaccaaactattTAAAAGCTATTGTGGCTGTTGGTGCCTATATAGGGCTATAACGTTTGGAACAATTAAAATGGTGATCATGATTAATGCTGCTGAATTATTTTGAATAAAAAATGTATATCATTTCCATTTCAGGGaatccattttcttaaatcaagcAACAGCCCTAATAATGCTATTGGTCAAATTTTCCACCACTCAGTTTCCGATCAAAATGCTTCCCCTTAGCAAAATCTGAATCTGACTAATCCCTCCCTCTGTCTTCTCCCTATGATGTCTTGGTAGCCCCAAAGTCTATCCAGCACTGAAAAATATTTACTTGAAAGTTGTGATGCCTTCCATTTTCCCTCTGTGTGTCTGATACTCATGCTTGGGcttgaggctctgggcaggaggGATATTGCCATAGAGAGGATATTTGTCCACATATTCCGTTATGAGGGTCGACTCCCCTACACGGTCATAAATCCTGGTGGGATTATGAGGGCAACGATGGCGCCTGGGatttaataacaacagcaaaaataaacgAAGGAAATAATGGTCAACCAATTCAAGCTGTCGGAGTCGAGACTACTCCCTGAAGCTCTTTTTAGCAAGAAGTGTCCTGCTGTTCTGCACACAGTGCCTGTTTCACATTTGATGCGGAAAAGCCATGCAACTTTTTACAGGGCATCTGCACAATACTGTCATCCAGTCACTGTCACACTGAATTTTTCCTTGCTGTTCTTCCTCTTCTTAACTCTCAGACCTCATAAAGCCCAACTTTTTTTCTGAAGAATGGAAGTGTTTTAAAAGGGCAGCATTTTTATGTGGGCAATGGGCTGTGATGAATCAGGAAAGTGCACGCTAATGATAACCTTCGCAATGGTTGCCATTTCATGACCCTGTTTATTTTAATCCTTTAATGCCAAAATGCTTTCCCAACTAGATATTCATGAAAAAGAGGGTTGCTGTAACACTAGTCTGTTAGGGTGTTccgctcccacccccaccacacccccacaATAAATCATTAAAGGAAACCTTTCTGGTCACTCCCACTAACCGCATTACTAAAGCAAGTTTTTCtctcatcattaaaaaaaatgcatcattAGGGCATTACCGTGCTATAAAAATACTGCAGAGAAAGCATTCAAACACTACTTAAAAgatcaattaaaaataataaacttaAGTTCATAATAAGGTGCCCAGCACCAGAATCAAGAGTGCATGTGTGCCAAGCCTCAAAAGGCCCCGCCCACAGGTGTGGATGAGACATTGTGGGGTGTGCATGTAAAGAAGTGCAATCAGAAGTGCAAAAAGTCACATTTGTAGCTTACAACAGAAGCATAATGAGCGAATAGGACTCAAGAGCCCCTTGTCTGGAAGCAACAAATGTAAAGATAGAGAGTATTTGGTTGGTCTAACTTTGAGCAGCTCTCCAAGATATCAGGCAGAGGCCCTTTCCACCCctgagatttttatttatttttagtagaTTTGAACCTAGAATATTTGGTGTGCTGCATATGCTCtgccctgagctatggccccacTAAAGTGGGATGTTGACTTCACGCTTTGCTCTGCTTTGAGACTTCGCTCCTGCTGCAAATGCACACCTCTTTCCATCCCagcaacctttctctctctcctccttcactTTTTCTACTGGTATTCCTGGTGGTTTACAACTGTGGGTGCTAATGGGGGACAGCACTTGTGGATCTCCTGGGAGTGTATTTAATGCGTCCCACTCTGCCAACATCTCTTTTAGCATCATATTCTTGGATGCGATCCTCATAGGTGTGTGTAGGGGGAAGCAAATAAAGTACAGGGGTTTCTTTGTCATCGGTGCCAAACAGCATCTCATGTATAAGAAAGTAGAAATGTTAACTGAAAGTGAATCGTAACTAAACTGaagtttgtaaaaaagaaaagtttttttaCAAGAATAACAGGCACAACCAAAGGCCCAGAAGAGCAAGGCATGTGCCAATTACTGGATAAAAATAGCTTCCAGTCTCTCAGTGGGGCAAACCTGGTTTAGCTGACTGTGGACTTTATTGAGGTTTATTTGACATTCCTGTGTT
The Zootoca vivipara chromosome 14, rZooViv1.1, whole genome shotgun sequence DNA segment above includes these coding regions:
- the SAXO2 gene encoding stabilizer of axonemal microtubules 2, whose protein sequence is MKPPQCLCQICTCGRHRCPHNPTRIYDRVGESTLITEYVDKYPLYGNIPPAQSLKPKHEYQTHRGKMEGITTFKSDYLPYDVTNRPVRVPAECKPVTGEMDIGTTYRRDYNAHKINPVIIVKPVQRKYNRECTVNTIPTYRDDYRAWEVQRREINKVENTYQLPTEKFGNSTTFQDSFFPREISLRKSFKPTVVTKLSDEPFTSVTSHRSDYVPHQLEPQLKVSKEEYKPNSQPFVDTTTHRCDFRGLAGELPKSFKPEPSKVEVSAHFDGTTEFRDRFQPWAISLPEVPKAKEYVPPTGNMDFNSTSHLAYIPHTINPVVLMRPVERSRRNNAPFQGNTTMRDSFQAWDIHRPEIVKKPQDIPKASGKFDGMTTFRAHYRPHNIVLTQSCKPSKMAPLQSSAPFTDETLYRTEYTPKKQEVCPATYPSPPGYVFVNTDSHGHKFFRRVSPDVSKIAHANGNHVPKEIAVVS